A genome region from Alicyclobacillus acidocaldarius subsp. acidocaldarius DSM 446 includes the following:
- a CDS encoding stage III sporulation protein AF, giving the protein MNGLGEWLRQVVAIALIGGIAEMMLPSGGLVRYVRMTVGVALLAALLSPILPALRGGWANSAADRASDFLFGNTATTAPAQPESRAVQDYAQALHQAEDQDAATYLAEWAEASLPDPIRSEVVKVTVEHPTSADQMAVTVLVRPTGMADAVEIRQIIASHLDIGPNQVEVLDEGDAPR; this is encoded by the coding sequence GTGAACGGGCTCGGAGAGTGGCTGAGGCAAGTGGTGGCCATCGCGCTCATCGGCGGGATTGCGGAGATGATGCTGCCGTCCGGCGGGCTTGTGCGCTATGTCCGGATGACGGTGGGGGTGGCTCTTCTGGCGGCGCTGTTGAGCCCCATCCTGCCGGCGCTTCGGGGAGGGTGGGCAAACAGCGCGGCAGACCGGGCCTCGGACTTCCTGTTTGGGAACACGGCCACAACGGCCCCTGCGCAGCCGGAAAGCCGCGCTGTCCAAGATTACGCGCAAGCACTTCATCAGGCGGAGGATCAGGACGCCGCCACGTATCTCGCGGAATGGGCCGAGGCGTCTCTGCCCGATCCGATCCGTTCGGAGGTGGTCAAGGTGACCGTCGAACACCCCACGAGCGCCGACCAGATGGCAGTCACCGTGCTGGTTCGGCCTACGGGCATGGCGGACGCGGTGGAGATTCGGCAGATCATCGCGTCCCATCTGGACATCGGGCCGAACCAAGTCGAGGTCTTGGACGAGGGAGACGCGCCCCGATGA
- the spoIIIAE gene encoding stage III sporulation protein AE → MRNRWRFFIALFTSVVVLVGLPVWARGDPTDGQVTQSAEQSAEQSAEQILQNTAQSELDHVDTQSIDAYWHQLESQYGGFLPHAGGPSLIQSVLEHGGPSFHGMVSGLVHYFFQEVVDDVGLFGGLLILSVAAVLLRMMQSSFAEESVGEVAQMVVSFVLAALVTRSLVETFGSARQAIESMNHFMLATMPVSIALLAGSGSLASAAFFQPMLIFCVHFVSNVVFLVVFPLVFLAAVLELASSMAPRYPLTRLASLARTAGLAVLSFALVVFVGVTAVQGTGRGIADGLALRTMKFGVGTFVPVVGKAISDAAETVLGASLLVKNAVGIAGLVVIALMAAFPAMKILAVSAMYSAGAAVMQPVGETPIIACLGALGRTMLLVFASVATVALMFFFAICILLAAANLAVITA, encoded by the coding sequence GTGAGGAACCGGTGGCGCTTTTTCATCGCGTTGTTCACTTCCGTGGTGGTCCTCGTCGGGCTCCCGGTCTGGGCGCGGGGAGATCCGACCGACGGCCAGGTGACGCAGTCTGCCGAACAGTCCGCCGAACAGTCCGCCGAGCAGATCCTTCAAAACACCGCGCAGAGCGAGCTCGATCACGTCGACACGCAGTCCATCGACGCCTACTGGCACCAGCTCGAATCTCAGTATGGGGGATTTCTTCCGCACGCCGGTGGTCCGTCGCTCATTCAGTCGGTGCTTGAGCACGGGGGGCCTTCCTTTCACGGCATGGTGTCGGGCTTGGTGCACTACTTTTTTCAGGAAGTCGTCGACGATGTCGGCCTCTTCGGGGGACTTCTCATCCTCTCCGTGGCAGCGGTGCTTCTCAGGATGATGCAGTCGTCGTTCGCGGAAGAGTCGGTGGGCGAAGTGGCCCAAATGGTGGTCTCGTTCGTGCTCGCGGCGCTCGTCACGCGGTCGCTCGTGGAAACCTTCGGGTCGGCGCGTCAGGCTATCGAGTCGATGAACCACTTCATGCTCGCCACCATGCCCGTGTCCATCGCGCTGCTCGCGGGGTCGGGATCGCTCGCGTCGGCGGCGTTCTTTCAGCCGATGCTCATCTTTTGTGTGCACTTCGTCTCCAACGTCGTGTTCCTCGTGGTCTTTCCGCTGGTCTTTTTGGCCGCCGTTTTGGAGCTCGCGTCGTCCATGGCCCCGCGGTATCCGCTGACACGGCTGGCGTCCTTGGCGCGGACGGCTGGGCTCGCGGTCCTGAGCTTTGCCCTCGTGGTGTTTGTGGGCGTGACCGCGGTGCAGGGAACGGGGCGTGGAATTGCGGACGGGCTGGCGCTTCGGACGATGAAGTTTGGCGTGGGGACGTTTGTGCCCGTGGTGGGCAAGGCCATCTCCGACGCCGCCGAAACGGTGCTCGGCGCCTCGCTTCTCGTCAAAAACGCCGTCGGGATCGCAGGGCTCGTCGTGATCGCGCTGATGGCGGCGTTTCCGGCGATGAAAATCCTCGCGGTTTCCGCGATGTATTCCGCAGGCGCGGCCGTGATGCAGCCGGTGGGCGAAACGCCGATCATCGCCTGCCTCGGGGCGCTCGGGAGGACCATGCTGCTCGTGTTTGCCTCGGTGGCCACGGTGGCGCTGATGTTCTTCTTTGCCATCTGCATCCTGCTTGCGGCGGCCAACCTGGCGGTGATCACGGCGTGA
- the spoIIIAD gene encoding stage III sporulation protein AD, translating into MHIVQIIGIGLTATVLAALLRQQMPSFATLVSLFAGVLILLLLVRSISGALDTFQQLTAAAHMNQMFLQTLIRILGIAYVVEFAADIARDAGESALGGRIELAGKIGIVLLALPIFKDVLDVIVRMIP; encoded by the coding sequence GTGCACATCGTTCAAATCATCGGCATTGGCCTGACCGCCACGGTGCTCGCAGCGCTTCTGCGACAACAAATGCCGTCCTTTGCGACGCTGGTCAGCCTGTTCGCGGGCGTCCTCATTCTTCTCCTTTTGGTGCGATCCATCTCGGGCGCGCTCGACACGTTTCAGCAGCTGACGGCGGCGGCGCACATGAACCAAATGTTTCTCCAGACGCTCATCCGCATCCTCGGCATCGCGTACGTCGTGGAATTCGCGGCTGACATCGCGCGCGACGCCGGCGAGTCCGCGCTCGGCGGGCGGATCGAGCTCGCCGGCAAGATCGGAATTGTCCTCTTGGCGCTGCCCATCTTCAAGGACGTGCTCGACGTGATCGTTCGGATGATTCCGTGA
- the spoIIIAC gene encoding stage III sporulation protein AC: MSPEIRDLFRIFAVGFIAAIFHTVLKQSGKEDFAHWATLAGLVAVFVIVIGYVDHLYHEITSVFLLQ; this comes from the coding sequence ATGTCGCCCGAGATTCGGGATCTGTTTCGCATTTTCGCCGTAGGCTTTATCGCGGCCATCTTTCACACGGTATTGAAGCAGAGTGGCAAAGAGGATTTCGCGCACTGGGCCACCCTGGCAGGCTTGGTGGCCGTGTTCGTGATCGTGATTGGATACGTCGACCACCTGTATCACGAAATCACCAGCGTCTTCCTGCTGCAGTAG
- a CDS encoding stage III sporulation protein AB yields MKLAGAALVLFACTLIGLRVAQGYRDRPKALRQLLQALIELQSEVEYHATPIPQALRAVGTRLGGWCGSWLVDMANVLSRPADSPEIALQNVSLASATSGTLRDADAEPFLRLLRSIAVADRDHLQQPFLAARADLEAAIQAAQDEAIQGARLWQYLGALAGVFIVLLLL; encoded by the coding sequence ATGAAGCTTGCGGGTGCCGCGTTGGTGCTTTTCGCTTGTACGCTCATCGGACTTCGCGTGGCTCAGGGCTACCGGGATCGACCCAAGGCCCTCAGGCAGTTGCTTCAGGCGCTCATCGAGCTTCAGAGCGAAGTCGAATACCATGCGACGCCGATTCCGCAGGCGTTGCGTGCGGTCGGCACGCGGCTCGGAGGGTGGTGCGGATCGTGGCTCGTGGACATGGCGAATGTGCTCAGCCGTCCCGCCGATTCCCCTGAAATCGCGCTCCAGAACGTCTCGCTTGCCTCGGCGACGAGCGGAACCCTGCGGGATGCGGATGCGGAGCCGTTCCTTCGCCTGTTGCGCTCCATCGCCGTAGCCGATCGCGACCACCTGCAACAGCCCTTTCTCGCGGCGCGCGCGGATCTGGAAGCGGCGATTCAAGCCGCGCAGGACGAAGCCATCCAAGGCGCACGCCTGTGGCAATACCTAGGTGCCTTGGCCGGGGTGTTCATCGTCCTTCTGCTCCTGTAA
- the spoIIIAA gene encoding stage III sporulation protein AA, with translation MSVARSNPRSVLEQVLAVLPGELARSLQGLSDDLLDELEEIRLRAGQPLELCLRQRPAFLAEDGELTQSPHRGVRVSADELAQVLQRLTQFSRYAVEEDMRHGYVTLPGGHRVGIAGRAVVEAGHVRAFRHVTSLNVRISRDHPGAAASVMPFLYDRVSRRPLSSLIVSPPQCGKTTLVRDVARRFSYGDFALVDPGLKVAVIDERSEIAGSVDGIPQFDLGPRADVLDGCPKAEGMMMAIRSLSPHVVVTDEIGRMEDAEAVLEASLAGVAVVATAHAASLDAWRRRPWMERLFSARAFDRYIVLSRRHGPGTVEAVLDAEGRPLRRGGAEAR, from the coding sequence GTGTCCGTGGCGCGTTCGAATCCGAGATCGGTCCTGGAGCAAGTGCTCGCCGTGTTGCCCGGCGAGTTGGCGCGGTCGCTCCAAGGCTTGAGCGACGATTTGCTCGATGAACTTGAGGAGATTCGTCTGCGCGCCGGGCAGCCGCTCGAACTGTGCCTGCGTCAGCGCCCCGCCTTTTTGGCGGAAGATGGCGAACTCACGCAGTCACCGCATCGCGGTGTGCGCGTTTCGGCCGACGAATTGGCGCAGGTTCTGCAGCGCCTGACGCAGTTTTCTCGTTACGCCGTGGAGGAAGACATGCGGCACGGATACGTCACCTTGCCGGGCGGACACCGGGTGGGCATCGCGGGCCGCGCCGTGGTGGAAGCGGGGCATGTGCGCGCCTTTCGCCACGTCACCTCGCTCAACGTTCGCATTTCGCGCGATCATCCGGGCGCGGCGGCGTCCGTAATGCCTTTCTTGTACGATCGCGTCTCACGCCGTCCGCTTTCGTCGCTCATCGTATCGCCGCCGCAGTGCGGCAAGACGACGCTCGTGCGCGACGTGGCGCGCCGGTTCAGCTACGGCGACTTCGCGCTCGTCGATCCCGGCTTGAAGGTCGCCGTGATCGACGAGCGCTCGGAGATTGCGGGCAGCGTCGACGGCATCCCGCAATTCGATCTCGGCCCCCGCGCGGACGTCCTCGACGGGTGTCCGAAAGCGGAGGGCATGATGATGGCGATTCGGAGTCTGTCTCCGCACGTCGTGGTCACGGACGAGATCGGCCGAATGGAGGATGCGGAGGCGGTGCTGGAGGCGTCGCTCGCAGGCGTCGCGGTGGTGGCGACCGCGCACGCCGCTTCGCTCGACGCGTGGCGCCGCAGGCCGTGGATGGAGAGATTGTTTTCCGCGCGCGCCTTCGACCGGTATATCGTGCTGAGCCGCCGCCATGGACCGGGCACCGTCGAGGCGGTCCTGGACGCGGAGGGGCGACCGCTTCGCCGCGGGGGCGCGGAGGCGAGATGA
- the efp gene encoding elongation factor P encodes MISSNDFRNGTTIEYDGSVWRVIEFMHVKPGKGSAFVRTKLKNVKTGAIRETTFRAGEKVPRARIETREMQYLYNDGENYTFMDTETYEQINIPRAQLEYELNFLKENMNCFIVQYQGEIIGIDLPNTVELEVIDTEPGIRGDTATGGSKSATVETGYTLQVPFFINVGDKVVIDTRSGEYVSRA; translated from the coding sequence ATGATTTCAAGCAACGACTTTCGCAACGGGACGACCATTGAGTACGATGGATCGGTCTGGCGCGTGATCGAGTTCATGCACGTGAAACCGGGCAAGGGCTCGGCGTTCGTGCGGACGAAGTTGAAGAACGTGAAGACCGGCGCGATTCGAGAGACGACGTTCCGCGCGGGGGAAAAAGTGCCGCGGGCGCGGATTGAGACGCGTGAGATGCAGTACCTGTACAACGACGGCGAGAATTACACGTTCATGGACACCGAGACGTACGAGCAGATCAACATCCCGCGCGCTCAGCTCGAGTACGAACTGAACTTCCTGAAAGAGAACATGAACTGCTTCATCGTTCAGTACCAGGGCGAGATCATCGGCATCGATCTGCCCAATACCGTGGAGCTCGAGGTCATCGATACTGAGCCGGGCATCCGCGGTGACACGGCGACGGGCGGCAGCAAGTCTGCGACAGTGGAGACGGGGTACACGCTGCAGGTGCCGTTCTTTATCAACGTGGGCGACAAAGTCGTGATCGACACGCGTTCGGGCGAATACGTGTCGCGCGCGTGA
- the aroQ gene encoding type II 3-dehydroquinate dehydratase, with the protein MADRYILLVHGPNLNRLGVRKPEVYGQRTLADVVELVRSTALPFGFDVIDRQSNHEGDLIDFLQQYGSGAHGIIINPGAFGHYSYALRDCLEDIDRPTVEVHISNVHRREPFRHQLVLSDVVTGQIVGLGLEGYRLATLALCQPKP; encoded by the coding sequence GTGGCGGATCGCTATATTCTGCTCGTTCACGGGCCCAACCTCAATCGGTTGGGCGTGCGAAAGCCGGAGGTCTACGGCCAGCGCACGCTGGCGGACGTGGTGGAGTTGGTCCGAAGCACGGCCCTCCCGTTCGGCTTTGACGTGATCGACCGACAGTCGAACCACGAAGGCGATCTCATCGACTTCCTGCAGCAGTACGGGTCTGGAGCGCACGGCATCATCATCAATCCGGGGGCGTTCGGGCACTACAGTTACGCGCTGCGCGATTGTCTGGAAGACATCGATCGGCCTACGGTCGAGGTGCACATCTCCAATGTGCACCGCCGCGAGCCGTTTCGGCACCAACTGGTCCTGAGTGACGTCGTCACGGGCCAGATTGTGGGGCTTGGCCTCGAGGGCTACCGGTTGGCGACGCTCGCTCTCTGCCAGCCGAAGCCGTGA
- a CDS encoding histidine phosphatase family protein: MEIWLVRHGETDWNVEGRVQGWTDVPLNEVGRRQADRLAAWLRPVHIDHIYSSDLERALETARRVSRTTGAPITVRPCLREHYFGQAEGLLRSESLRRFPNGAPDREPPEHATERVVRCLKDIARAHPHGRVLVATHGGVVRSVLRWMGVDFTTIDNTSITRISVIGDTFHALGVNETPHLADLSALRQSNG, from the coding sequence ATGGAAATCTGGCTCGTTCGCCACGGAGAGACGGACTGGAACGTCGAAGGGCGCGTCCAGGGATGGACCGACGTGCCGCTCAACGAGGTCGGCAGGCGACAGGCCGACCGGCTGGCCGCCTGGCTCCGGCCCGTCCATATCGACCATATCTATTCGAGCGATCTCGAACGCGCGCTCGAGACCGCGCGGCGGGTGAGCCGCACCACCGGCGCGCCCATCACCGTGCGGCCGTGCCTGCGCGAACATTATTTCGGCCAAGCCGAGGGGTTGCTCCGCAGCGAGAGTCTGCGGCGTTTCCCGAACGGCGCGCCGGATCGAGAGCCGCCCGAGCACGCCACCGAACGCGTCGTGCGATGCCTGAAAGACATCGCGCGCGCACACCCGCACGGGCGCGTGCTCGTCGCCACCCACGGGGGCGTCGTGCGCTCCGTCCTTCGGTGGATGGGCGTCGACTTCACCACCATCGACAACACGAGCATCACGCGGATCTCCGTCATCGGAGATACGTTCCACGCGCTCGGCGTCAACGAGACGCCTCATCTGGCCGACCTCTCCGCACTGCGTCAGTCCAACGGATGA
- the gcvPB gene encoding aminomethyl-transferring glycine dehydrogenase subunit GcvPB codes for MTIQREGLEPLIFELSRPGRRAYELPELDVPEADLAEIEPYVRREPARLPEVSEVDVVRHYTALSQKNHGVDSGFYPLGSCTMKYNPKRNERWSRLDGFARLHPLMPEELVQGALALLHELSAHLAVITGMDAVSLQPAAGAHGEWTGLMMIRKYHVDRGETGRDQVIVPDSAHGTNPASVSMAGLRAVTIPSRPDGRVDLEALRQAVSERTAALMLTNPNTLGLFERDIVEIARIVHDAGGLLYYDGANMNAILGYARPGDMGFDVVHLNLHKTFSTPHGGGGPGAGPVGVKAFLEPYLPVPVLEKRGHQYAWNWDRPKSIGKVKGFFGNFGVLVRAYAYIRTLGAEGLKQVSEAAVLNANYLLQQLKSHFEAPYEGPCKHEFVISGKRQKALGVRTLDMAKRLIDFGVHPPTIYFPLIVEEGMMIEPTESESKETLDRFVEIMREIAREAEQEPEVVRTAPHRTIVGRLDEVKAARQPRLRHPLD; via the coding sequence CCGCTGATCTTCGAGCTGAGCCGCCCGGGGAGACGGGCGTATGAGCTGCCGGAACTGGATGTGCCGGAGGCGGATCTGGCCGAGATCGAGCCGTATGTGCGCCGCGAGCCGGCTCGCCTGCCCGAGGTGAGCGAGGTCGACGTGGTGCGGCACTACACGGCGCTGTCTCAGAAGAATCACGGCGTGGACAGCGGCTTCTATCCGCTCGGGTCGTGCACCATGAAATACAATCCGAAGCGGAACGAGCGTTGGAGCCGGCTGGATGGCTTCGCGCGGCTTCATCCGCTGATGCCGGAGGAACTGGTGCAGGGCGCGCTCGCCCTGCTGCACGAACTGAGCGCGCACCTCGCGGTCATCACGGGCATGGACGCGGTCAGCCTGCAACCGGCCGCCGGTGCGCACGGCGAGTGGACGGGGCTCATGATGATCCGGAAATACCACGTCGATCGCGGCGAGACTGGTCGCGATCAGGTCATCGTCCCTGACTCTGCGCACGGCACCAATCCAGCCAGCGTGAGCATGGCGGGGCTGCGCGCCGTCACCATTCCGTCTCGGCCCGATGGCCGTGTGGATCTGGAGGCGCTGCGCCAGGCGGTGAGCGAGCGCACGGCCGCGCTCATGTTGACGAATCCGAATACGCTTGGGCTTTTCGAGCGCGATATCGTCGAGATCGCGCGCATCGTGCACGATGCGGGGGGTCTCCTGTATTACGACGGCGCCAACATGAACGCCATCTTGGGCTACGCGCGGCCCGGGGATATGGGCTTTGACGTGGTCCATCTCAATCTTCACAAGACCTTCTCCACGCCGCACGGAGGCGGAGGGCCCGGAGCCGGGCCGGTGGGCGTGAAGGCGTTTCTGGAGCCATACCTTCCGGTGCCTGTCCTGGAGAAGCGAGGCCATCAGTACGCGTGGAACTGGGATCGGCCGAAGTCCATCGGCAAGGTGAAGGGGTTTTTCGGCAATTTCGGCGTGCTGGTGCGCGCCTACGCCTACATTCGCACGCTCGGCGCCGAAGGGTTGAAGCAGGTGTCGGAGGCGGCCGTGCTGAACGCCAACTATTTGCTGCAGCAGTTGAAGTCCCATTTCGAGGCGCCCTATGAAGGGCCTTGCAAGCACGAGTTTGTGATCTCAGGCAAGAGGCAAAAGGCCCTCGGCGTCCGCACGCTCGACATGGCGAAGCGCCTCATCGACTTCGGCGTGCATCCGCCGACCATCTACTTCCCGCTCATCGTGGAGGAGGGCATGATGATCGAGCCGACGGAGTCGGAGAGCAAGGAGACCCTGGATCGCTTTGTCGAGATCATGCGCGAAATCGCTCGCGAAGCCGAGCAAGAACCGGAGGTCGTGCGCACGGCTCCGCATCGAACGATTGTGGGAAGGCTCGACGAGGTCAAGGCGGCGCGGCAGCCGCGACTGCGTCATCCGTTGGACTGA